In Candidatus Neomarinimicrobiota bacterium, the genomic stretch TCCCATGATTGCCGCTTTCTGGGATAACCTGGTTATGGGTGGTGGAGATGTTTACACTTACTTCAATGCATCTGAACATTATTTCGTTATTGAATACCATAATATGCAGAACGACTATAGTAATTCGACTGAGAAATTTGAGGTCATTTTATATGATCCGGACTATTATGGTAGTACTGACGGTAATGGAGATATCAAGATCCAATACCATACCTATAATAATAATAATGATGTTGGTGTTGGCTGGGGAAGTTCCGCTCACGGCCAATACTCTACCACAGGTCTAAAAGATCATACTGGTTTAGTTGGTCTGCAGTATACCTATAATAACAGTTGGGCTGAAACTGCCCATGTATTGGGCGATGGATCTGCTCTGTTATTCACTACCCGCACCGATGCTGTTTTGCCTTGTCCTGGTTGGGCTCGCGGTGACATCAACCATGATGGCTATCGCAATGTCCAGGATCTGATCATCTTGGTCAATACCATTTTAGGTCAGACCACTATCGGAGAATGTGAATTCTGGGCTGCAGATATGTCCCTGGACTCCACCATTTCAGTAGGGGATGTGGTGTTGCTGGTTGATAATATCCTGGGTAGTGAGCTGACTCGTCCCACTTCAAATACTACAGGTCAAGCTGACTTTATCCTGGAGTCCGGCAGTCTTGTGTTACGCGGATCCAAACCGGCTGAGGCATTTGCGTTTACAGTACGTGCTGATGTCCTACCCACTCTTTTGAACCATGCTGGGCTCACGATGGTAAGCAGAATTGACGGTGATGAGTTGAGGGTTCTCGGCTACTGGATGGAAGCAGCACCAACTGAAATTGAACTACTCACATTTGAGGGCAACGGTCTTGAGATCACATATCCGGAAGCTGCAGATGCCTCAGGTGCGCTTATGAAAACAGCTGTGGTCAGGATTCCAGAAACCTTTGCAGTGACTGCAGTTTACCCGAATCCTTTCAACCCCACTGTGAATATTTCCTATAACCTGCCGGAAGCCAATGAAGTATCCATTCGTATTTTCAATGCTCTGGGACAAACCGTAAGTTTTTCCAGTTCACAAATGCCAGCCGGTGAGCATGTCTATAGCTGGCAGGGTGTAGATGCATCAGACCGTCTGGTAAGTTCGGGGATATATTTTGCCAGAATTGCCACAGCAGATTCACAACAAATGGTGAAACTAACCCTTCTGCGTTAGACGTAGGGGCCATTTAGAACAGGGGATCGCCGTATGAATAAAAACCTTTTACTTGTTGAAGATGATGCTGAGATCATCAGCCTGCTTAAAGAAGGTCTCAGATATGAAGGGTTTGAACTAACCATATCTCGTGATGGTGATAGTGGTTTGGAAAAAGCACGCCAGGGAGACTATGGTCTCATCCTCATGGATTGGATGCTACCGGAGATAGCTGGCATTGATGTGGTTCGTGCGCTTCATACAGATAATATTCATACTCCAGTGATCATGCTGACAGCCAGACACGATGAATTGGATAAGGTCGAAGCACTGGAAGCCGGCTGTGATGACTATATCACCAAACCATTCAGCATTAAGGAATTGGTGGCTCGGATCAACGCCGTGATGCGTCGCGCAGCCTCACATATCCAGGATGATGAAGGAGCAGCTCGCAATATCAGTAAGGGTGACCTGGAGATCGATCTGGAAAAACGGTTGGTCAGGATCAGAGGTTCTGAAATTCAGCTCACTGCCACAGAATTCAACTTACTGACCCTTTTGATCCGTCAACCGGGTAGGGTTTACAGCCGTAAACAGCTTCTGGACATTGTGTGGGACTATTCCTTTGAGGGTTATGAGAACACTGTGAATACCCATGTAAATCGTCTGCGTTCCAAGATCGAAAAGAACCCCAACAAACCAGAGTACGTCCTAACGGTATGGGGCGTTGGTTATAAATTTTCAGACGAGATAGGCAACTAAGCACTTCAGATGGTCGAGATCCGCCGCATACCCCTGCACCGCACATTGACCTTTAAGGTCTCACTGGCACTGATCCTGTTTTTTGTGATCAATGGTGTTCTGCTGGTACTATGGAATCAGGCTGATCTGCTAAATGAGATGGAAATTGAAATTCAGACAACCTATCGCCACACAGCAATGGAGATCTCAAACGAGCTGAATAATATTAAAACCGACACTGAAGACCTGTCGGTTTTTTTTGATTCCATCGCGTTTAACTATCCCGGCATGGAGCTTTTTCTGGTTTCACCTGATGGCGAGATCCAGGAGCACGGCAGCTATGTCCCCTCAACACTGATACAACATACAGTTTCCACTGATATACTTGACTCATTTATTAAAGCTGATACCAGCGACTATCCGATTGAGATTCCAATTCCCACATCTAGT encodes the following:
- a CDS encoding response regulator transcription factor, whose product is MNKNLLLVEDDAEIISLLKEGLRYEGFELTISRDGDSGLEKARQGDYGLILMDWMLPEIAGIDVVRALHTDNIHTPVIMLTARHDELDKVEALEAGCDDYITKPFSIKELVARINAVMRRAASHIQDDEGAARNISKGDLEIDLEKRLVRIRGSEIQLTATEFNLLTLLIRQPGRVYSRKQLLDIVWDYSFEGYENTVNTHVNRLRSKIEKNPNKPEYVLTVWGVGYKFSDEIGN